Proteins from a genomic interval of Tenacibaculum sp. SZ-18:
- the odhB gene encoding 2-oxoglutarate dehydrogenase complex dihydrolipoyllysine-residue succinyltransferase — MSVLEMKVPSPGESITEVEIATWLVEDGDYVEKDQPIAEVDSDKATLELPAEESGIITLKAEEGDAVEVGAVVCHIDMSVAKPEGGEEKKETPKVEEKKEAPKAEPTKETYATGTASPAAKKILAEKGMNASDVKGSGKDGRVTKDDAVKAIPSMGTPGMGSRGVERKKLSMLRRKVAERLVSVKNETAMLTTFNEVNMQPIFDLRKEYKEDFKAKHGVGLGFMSFFTLACVRALQMYPAVNSMIDGKEMVSYDFQDISIAVSGPKGLMVPVIRNAENLTFRGVESEVKRLAIRAREGQITVDEMTGGTFTITNGGVFGSMLSTPIINPPQSAILGMHNIVNRPMAVNGEVVIQPIMYVALSYDHRIIDGKESVGFLVAVKEALENPVEFLMGGNPKKALEM; from the coding sequence ATGAGTGTTTTAGAAATGAAAGTTCCTTCTCCAGGGGAATCAATTACAGAAGTAGAAATAGCAACTTGGTTAGTTGAAGATGGTGATTATGTAGAGAAAGATCAACCAATTGCAGAGGTTGATTCTGACAAAGCAACATTAGAATTACCTGCGGAAGAAAGCGGAATTATCACTTTAAAAGCTGAGGAAGGAGATGCAGTAGAAGTTGGTGCAGTTGTGTGTCATATAGATATGAGCGTTGCTAAACCAGAAGGAGGTGAGGAGAAAAAAGAGACTCCAAAAGTAGAAGAAAAAAAGGAAGCTCCAAAAGCAGAGCCAACTAAAGAAACTTATGCAACAGGAACAGCTTCTCCAGCAGCTAAGAAAATTTTGGCTGAAAAAGGAATGAATGCTTCTGACGTAAAAGGGTCAGGAAAAGATGGTAGGGTTACGAAAGATGACGCTGTAAAAGCAATTCCATCAATGGGAACACCAGGAATGGGATCAAGAGGAGTTGAGCGTAAAAAGTTATCAATGTTACGTAGAAAAGTAGCAGAACGTTTAGTTTCTGTGAAAAACGAAACAGCAATGTTAACTACGTTTAACGAAGTAAATATGCAACCAATTTTTGATTTACGTAAAGAGTATAAAGAAGACTTTAAGGCAAAACATGGTGTAGGTTTAGGTTTTATGAGTTTCTTCACTTTAGCTTGTGTTCGTGCATTACAAATGTACCCAGCGGTAAATTCAATGATTGATGGTAAAGAAATGGTGTCTTATGATTTCCAAGATATTTCAATTGCAGTTTCTGGACCAAAAGGATTAATGGTGCCAGTAATTAGAAATGCTGAAAATTTAACTTTTAGAGGTGTTGAGAGCGAAGTTAAGCGTTTAGCTATTAGAGCTCGTGAAGGTCAAATTACTGTTGATGAAATGACTGGAGGAACGTTCACAATTACTAATGGTGGTGTGTTCGGTTCTATGTTGTCAACTCCAATTATCAATCCTCCACAAAGCGCAATTTTAGGAATGCACAATATCGTTAATCGTCCAATGGCTGTTAATGGAGAAGTAGTTATTCAACCAATCATGTATGTAGCTTTATCTTACGATCACAGAATTATTGATGGTAAGGAATCTGTAGGTTTCTTAGTTGCTGTTAAAGAAGCATTAGAAAACCCAGTGGAGTTTCTAATGGGAGGAAATCCTAAGAAGGCTTTAGAAATGTAA